A single window of Nicotiana tomentosiformis chromosome 1, ASM39032v3, whole genome shotgun sequence DNA harbors:
- the LOC117279761 gene encoding uncharacterized protein, translating into MATPYLLVYGTETVIPAEVEIPSLRIIKEAELSDAEWIRSRYEHIALIDEKRMNAVCHGQLYQNRMSRAFNKRVKPRQFAPGQLVLKRIFPHQDEAKGKFSPNWQGPYIVYRVLTGGELILTEMDGEVWPRPINSDAVNRYYV; encoded by the coding sequence AtggcaactccttatttgctaGTCTACGGTACCGAAACTGTCATTCCTGCCGaggttgaaattccttctttaagaattataaaAGAAGccgaactcagtgatgcagaatggataagaaGCCGCTATGAACATATAGCTCTCATTGAcgagaaaagaatgaatgcagtgtgtcatggtcaactctatcagaataggatgtccagagcttttaacaaaagggtcaaacctagacagttcgcaccggGGCAACTGGTACTGAAGCGGattttcccgcatcaagatgaagccaaagggaaattttcacccaattggcaagggccctacattgtttacagagtactaacaggaggagaaCTCATACTcacagaaatggacggagaggtttggccaaggcctatcaattcagacgcagtcaacagatattatgtttag